The nucleotide sequence CCTCCCCGGTGCTGTCGGGCGGCAAGCCGGGGCCGCACAAGATCCAGGGCATTGGCGCCGGTTTCGTGCCGGGCAACCTGAACACCAAGATCGTTGACGAGGTAATTCAGGTCAGCAACGAAGACGCCATGGCCTACGCCCGCCGCGCGGCCCAGGAAGAAGGCCTTTTTGTCGGGATCAGTTCCGGAGCCGCGCTCAAGGCCGCCGAGATCGTTGCCAGCCGACCCGAAGCGGCGGGCAGCACCATCGTTGTCATCATCCCATCGGCTGGCGAGCGATACCTGAGCACCGCCCTGTTCGCCGACATCGAAGTCTGACCCGCAGTACCCGCCGCGTCCGCCCAGACGGCGGGCGCGGCTTTTTTGTTGATATACCCGCTTAAGGAATCCACATGCGCACATCGCGCTTTCTGATCGCCACGCTGCGCGAAGACCCGTCCGACGCAGACGTAATCAGCCAGCGGCTGATGCTGCGCGCCTGCATGATCAGCCGCTTGGCTGCCGGCATCTACAGCTGGCTGCCGCTGGGCCTGCGCGTGCTGCGCAAGGCCGAGCGCGTGGTGCGGGACGAAATGGACGCCGCCGGCGGACAGGAGCTGCTGATGCCCGCCGTACAACCAGCGGAGCTGTGGCAGGAGTCGGCGCGCTGGGAAAAGTATGGCCCCGAGCTGCTGCGCTTCAAGGATCGCCACCAGCGTGAGTTCTGCTTTGGCCCGACACACGAGGAGGTGATTACCGACATCGTGCGCCAGAAGGTGAGCAGCTACCGCCAGCTGCCGGCCTGCTTCTACCAGATCCAGACCAAGTTCCGGGACGAGATCCGGCCGCGTTTCGGCGTCATGCGCGCGCGCGAGTTCCTGATGAAGGATGCCTACTCCTTCCACCGCGATGCCGCCAGCCTGGACGAGACCTACCAAGTGATGCACGCCACCTACAGCACCATCTTCAGCCGGCTGGGGCTGCGCTTTCGCGCCGTAGCGGCCGACACCGGCAGTATTGGCGGCGCCAGTTCGCACGAGTTCCACGTGCTGGCTGACTCCGGCGAGGACGCGATTGCCTATTCGGAAGGTGGCTACGCCGCCAACGTGGAGCTGGCTCCCGCGCCCGTGCCGCCGCCGCGCCCGGCGCCGTCGGCGGACCGCGAATCGATCCA is from Immundisolibacter sp. and encodes:
- a CDS encoding proline--tRNA ligase is translated as MRTSRFLIATLREDPSDADVISQRLMLRACMISRLAAGIYSWLPLGLRVLRKAERVVRDEMDAAGGQELLMPAVQPAELWQESARWEKYGPELLRFKDRHQREFCFGPTHEEVITDIVRQKVSSYRQLPACFYQIQTKFRDEIRPRFGVMRAREFLMKDAYSFHRDAASLDETYQVMHATYSTIFSRLGLRFRAVAADTGSIGGASSHEFHVLADSGEDAIAYSEGGYAANVELAPAPVPPPRPAPSADRESIHTPGQHTIAEVSAFLKVPPERIVKTLIVRGADGGLVALLLRGDHELNAVKALRLPQISQPLQFATPADIQAALGCDFGSVGPVQFPGPVIADRDAAALADFVCGANVDGYHLSGVNFARDLPEPESADIRNVVAGEPAPDGSGPLAIARGIEVGHVFKLGTVYSEKLNCTVLDEQGRDSVMPMGCYGIGVSRVVAAAVEQNHDQRGIVWPQALAPFEVALVPINLHKSSAVAEA